A genomic segment from Dermatobacter hominis encodes:
- a CDS encoding YebC/PmpR family DNA-binding transcriptional regulator: MSGHSKWATIKHKKGAADAKRGKLFAKLIRQVEVAARNGGGDPDMNPTLRTMFQKARDASVPLDTIERAIKRGTGELEGVTYEEVTYEGYAPHGVAIYIEALTDNRNRTGPEVRSIFSKQGGSIAEPGAVAWQFERKGLVMVPGSVDEDELMLAAIDAGADDVTDDGEHWQVTCEAQLTAAVRQGIEDAGIAVDSSDLTMLPSSMVELDSVESAKGVLRLVDALEDHDDVQHVYANMDIPDDVLAAIDA, translated from the coding sequence ATGTCCGGGCATTCCAAGTGGGCGACGATCAAGCACAAGAAGGGCGCCGCCGACGCCAAGCGGGGCAAGCTCTTCGCCAAGCTGATCCGCCAGGTCGAGGTCGCGGCCCGCAACGGCGGCGGCGACCCCGACATGAACCCCACGCTGCGGACCATGTTCCAGAAGGCGCGGGACGCGTCGGTGCCCCTCGACACCATCGAGCGCGCCATCAAGCGCGGCACCGGTGAGCTCGAGGGCGTCACCTACGAGGAGGTCACCTACGAGGGCTACGCGCCCCACGGCGTGGCCATCTACATCGAGGCGCTGACCGACAACCGCAACCGCACCGGTCCCGAGGTCCGCTCGATCTTCTCGAAGCAGGGCGGCTCGATCGCCGAGCCGGGTGCGGTGGCGTGGCAGTTCGAGCGCAAGGGCCTCGTCATGGTGCCGGGCTCGGTCGACGAGGACGAGCTGATGCTCGCCGCGATCGACGCGGGCGCGGACGACGTGACCGACGACGGCGAGCACTGGCAGGTGACCTGCGAGGCGCAGCTGACCGCGGCCGTGCGCCAGGGGATCGAGGACGCGGGGATCGCCGTCGACTCGTCCGACCTCACGATGCTCCCGAGCTCGATGGTCGAGCTGGACTCGGTCGAGTCGGCCAAGGGCGTGCTGCGCCTGGTCGACGCGCTCGAGGACCACGACGACGTCCAGCACGTGTACGCCAACATGGACATCCCCGACGACGTCCTCGCGGCGATCGACGCGTGA
- a CDS encoding peroxiredoxin: MTPPEDATGAIDAAPDVLRVGDPAPDFTLDGVDGRTGERITVTLSALRGHPVVLAFYPADDSPVCTAQLNEYTRTIADFDDLDATVLALSPQSPESHRDFADGQGGFAFPLLSDEDLAVGHDYGVVGLLDLYRRSTFVIDAAGVVRYAHRYLNAAAGYRTTPDLVEVLSGI; this comes from the coding sequence GTGACCCCTCCCGAGGACGCGACCGGAGCGATCGACGCCGCACCCGACGTGCTGCGGGTCGGGGACCCGGCCCCCGACTTCACCCTCGACGGCGTCGACGGCCGCACCGGCGAGCGGATCACGGTCACGCTGTCGGCGCTGCGGGGGCACCCGGTGGTGCTGGCGTTCTACCCGGCGGACGACTCGCCGGTGTGCACCGCGCAGCTGAACGAGTACACCCGGACGATCGCCGACTTCGACGACCTGGACGCGACGGTGCTGGCCCTGTCGCCGCAGTCCCCCGAGTCCCACCGGGACTTCGCCGACGGGCAGGGCGGGTTCGCCTTCCCGCTGCTGTCCGACGAGGACCTCGCCGTCGGCCACGACTACGGCGTGGTCGGCCTGCTCGACCTGTACCGGCGCTCGACGTTCGTGATCGACGCCGCCGGCGTCGTGCGGTACGCGCACCGGTACCTGAACGCGGCGGCGGGCTACCGGACGACCCCCGACCTCGTCGAGGTCCTCTCCGGGATATAG
- a CDS encoding type IV toxin-antitoxin system AbiEi family antitoxin domain-containing protein encodes MDDTSPDGRLHAWAAAHHGLYRTSDAIAAGLSRRQIRYRLEQGRAEQIGYGLFRVAGAPLTQEQRNLAAAWRTGGVVSHRTAAEVHDLVPRSIHTPHASVTRRRTHSLDDVIVHRSDDLLDTEVMELAGTPVTTPARTLVDVGLLIDELELEKALHRAVHSGRASFDEVWRIYRRVSAQGRNGAGPIGELLRSLGRDSAAAESDLEVELLAALRTYGAPAPVLQHPVTVDGERFRLDLAYPRHKLFLEGDGFGVHGTRDGFELDRHRQDLLVLHGWWPLRFTWRQIRRSPEWCATTVVRKLVEIERTWS; translated from the coding sequence GTGGATGACACGAGTCCCGACGGCCGACTGCACGCGTGGGCTGCCGCGCACCACGGCCTGTACCGGACGTCCGACGCGATCGCCGCCGGGCTCAGCCGGCGACAGATCCGCTACCGGCTCGAGCAGGGGCGGGCCGAGCAGATCGGCTACGGCCTCTTCCGGGTTGCTGGGGCTCCCCTCACCCAGGAGCAGCGGAACCTCGCCGCGGCGTGGCGGACCGGCGGGGTCGTGTCGCACCGGACCGCCGCCGAGGTGCACGACCTCGTGCCGCGCAGCATCCACACCCCCCATGCATCGGTGACCCGCCGGCGCACCCACTCGCTCGACGACGTGATCGTCCACCGCAGCGACGACTTGCTGGACACCGAGGTGATGGAGCTCGCCGGGACACCGGTCACGACGCCGGCACGGACCCTCGTCGACGTCGGCCTCCTCATCGACGAGCTCGAGCTCGAGAAGGCGCTCCACCGAGCGGTCCACTCCGGTCGGGCCAGCTTCGACGAGGTGTGGCGGATCTACCGCCGGGTCTCGGCGCAGGGCCGCAACGGCGCCGGACCGATCGGCGAGCTGCTGCGATCGCTCGGCCGGGACAGCGCCGCGGCCGAGAGCGACCTCGAGGTCGAGCTGCTCGCCGCACTCCGCACCTACGGCGCCCCGGCGCCGGTCCTGCAGCACCCGGTCACGGTCGACGGCGAGCGCTTCCGGCTCGACCTGGCGTACCCCCGGCACAAGCTCTTCCTCGAGGGCGACGGCTTCGGGGTCCACGGCACCCGGGACGGCTTCGAGCTCGACCGCCACCGGCAGGACCTGCTCGTCCTCCACGGGTGGTGGCCGCTGCGCTTCACCTGGCGCCAGATCAGGCGGTCGCCGGAGTGGTGCGCGACCACCGTCGTCCGCAAGCTCGTGGAGATCGAGCGGACCTGGTCGTGA
- a CDS encoding ABC transporter permease subunit produces the protein MTTVDFGGAGAPQRSARHSQRTRAAKDFDRHRMWVVARTDLRQLVQSKDYWIPMVALGSLFFFVIPTILLLTITRIGDINVVQQASQALKILPAQAQAQIQGTSPQGRTAFALAVYLFAPVAVVVPLTISTAVGAATLVGERERGTGEFLAHSPASVKEIYLGKLFASFVPGYLTTLVGFGMYSLVVNLVVGPDVGGWFFPTPEWWVLMLWIIPPFLLLTLSLVLRLSAKVRSTAAAQQASGLITLPMIGIAYSQSTGTLLGGSSATGWILGAIAWIIAAFSLSRGVRSVTRARLLGVAQ, from the coding sequence ATGACGACCGTCGACTTCGGTGGCGCCGGCGCCCCGCAGCGCTCCGCCCGCCACTCGCAGCGGACCCGGGCCGCCAAGGACTTCGACCGCCACCGCATGTGGGTCGTCGCGCGCACCGACCTCCGCCAGCTCGTCCAGTCCAAGGACTACTGGATCCCGATGGTGGCGCTCGGCTCCCTGTTCTTCTTCGTGATCCCGACGATCCTGCTGCTGACGATCACCCGGATCGGCGACATCAACGTCGTCCAGCAGGCGTCGCAGGCGCTCAAGATCCTCCCGGCGCAGGCCCAGGCCCAGATCCAGGGCACGTCGCCGCAGGGCCGCACGGCGTTCGCGCTGGCGGTGTACCTGTTCGCGCCGGTGGCCGTCGTCGTGCCGCTCACGATCTCGACCGCCGTCGGCGCCGCCACCCTCGTCGGCGAGCGGGAGCGGGGTACCGGCGAGTTCCTCGCCCACTCCCCCGCCTCGGTGAAGGAGATCTATCTCGGCAAGCTGTTCGCCAGCTTCGTGCCCGGGTACCTGACGACGCTGGTCGGCTTCGGCATGTACTCGCTGGTGGTGAACCTGGTCGTCGGCCCCGATGTCGGCGGCTGGTTCTTCCCGACGCCCGAGTGGTGGGTGCTGATGCTCTGGATCATCCCGCCGTTCCTGCTGCTGACGCTGTCGCTCGTGCTGCGGCTGTCGGCCAAGGTGCGCTCGACGGCGGCGGCGCAGCAGGCGTCGGGCCTGATCACGCTGCCGATGATCGGCATCGCGTACAGCCAGTCGACCGGCACGCTGCTCGGCGGGTCGTCGGCGACGGGCTGGATCCTCGGAGCGATCGCCTGGATCATCGCGGCGTTCAGCCTCAGCCGGGGCGTGCGCTCGGTGACGAGGGCCCGCCTCCTCGGCGTCGCCCAGTAG
- a CDS encoding ABC transporter ATP-binding protein, translating to MESPRPPADPARSAAPAPSPLPPPYQGPIPAAMPLPQEAPSEPEPLVRLDGVGHRFGTNDALRDLSFEVPDGRITVLLGPNGAGKTTAIRAITGALAPMWGTVRTFGLDPDDDGHLVRPRCGVVSAKPALYDRLTGRDNLAYSAELYGVGDAAADRIEDAAARFGISDALDQMVGGYSTGMKTRLALARSVLHDPQLLLYDEPTSGLDPESSYAVLDLIREMTSYGHTVVMCTHLLAEAEGLADHIVMMEAGTDLISGSPDELTRRYWPHPIVTLDAVDPRLLDRAASFPGVAGYRRDPSGARLEVDDLRRVPDMVASLTADGVRLTRVEPHVPTLEDLYFTIRREAGIVAGIGGVSGDGADAEHSGGPIVPRERGLAPVTTGHGQLPSLGDGSAAPDRTVPPAGRPATTDQPMTGAPR from the coding sequence ATGGAGTCCCCCCGACCCCCCGCCGATCCGGCGCGGAGCGCCGCGCCCGCGCCCAGCCCGCTCCCGCCGCCGTACCAGGGCCCGATCCCCGCGGCGATGCCCCTGCCGCAGGAGGCGCCGTCGGAGCCCGAGCCGTTGGTCCGCCTGGACGGCGTCGGCCACCGCTTCGGCACGAACGACGCCCTGAGGGACCTGAGCTTCGAGGTGCCCGACGGGCGCATCACCGTGCTGCTCGGGCCGAACGGCGCCGGCAAGACGACGGCCATCCGTGCCATCACCGGTGCGCTCGCCCCGATGTGGGGCACGGTGCGGACGTTCGGTCTCGACCCCGACGACGACGGCCACCTGGTCCGGCCGCGCTGCGGCGTCGTGTCGGCCAAGCCCGCCCTCTACGACCGCCTGACCGGCCGGGACAACCTGGCCTACTCGGCGGAGCTGTACGGGGTGGGTGACGCCGCGGCCGACCGCATCGAGGACGCCGCAGCGCGCTTCGGCATCTCGGACGCGCTCGACCAGATGGTCGGCGGCTACTCGACGGGCATGAAGACGCGCCTCGCGCTGGCCCGCTCGGTGCTGCACGACCCGCAGCTGCTGCTCTACGACGAGCCGACCTCTGGCCTCGACCCCGAGTCGTCCTACGCCGTGCTCGACCTCATCCGGGAGATGACGTCGTACGGGCACACCGTCGTCATGTGCACGCACCTGCTCGCCGAGGCCGAGGGCCTGGCCGACCACATCGTGATGATGGAGGCCGGCACCGACCTGATCTCCGGCTCCCCCGACGAGCTGACCCGGCGGTACTGGCCGCACCCGATCGTGACGCTCGACGCCGTCGACCCGCGGCTGCTCGACCGGGCGGCGTCGTTCCCGGGCGTGGCCGGCTACCGGCGCGACCCGTCGGGCGCGCGGCTCGAGGTCGACGACCTCCGCCGGGTCCCCGACATGGTCGCCTCGCTGACCGCGGACGGCGTGCGGCTGACGCGGGTGGAGCCCCACGTGCCGACGCTCGAGGACCTCTACTTCACGATCCGCCGCGAGGCCGGCATCGTCGCCGGGATCGGCGGGGTGTCGGGCGACGGCGCCGACGCCGAGCACTCCGGCGGGCCGATCGTCCCCCGCGAGCGCGGGCTGGCCCCGGTCACGACCGGCCACGGCCAGCTGCCGTCGCTCGGCGACGGCTCAGCCGCCCCCGACCGGACCGTCCCGCCCGCCGGCCGCCCCGCAACCACCGACCAGCCGATGACTGGAGCCCCCCGATGA
- the ruvC gene encoding crossover junction endodeoxyribonuclease RuvC, translated as MFVLGVDPGLSRCGYCVLRVDGGAPRPAALGVLRTDAALDVPRRLAELRDDFRALMDEFAPTAVAVERVLFQVNVRTAMGVGQASGVLMAEAASRGMDVAEYSPNQVKDAVAGHGDADKEQVQRMVQILLDLPAPPRPPDAADAAAVALTHVAMCGVPR; from the coding sequence GTGTTCGTCCTCGGCGTCGATCCCGGCCTGTCGCGCTGCGGCTACTGCGTGCTGCGCGTCGACGGCGGGGCGCCCCGGCCCGCGGCCCTGGGCGTGCTGCGCACCGACGCCGCGCTCGACGTGCCGCGCCGGCTCGCCGAGCTCCGCGACGACTTCCGCGCCCTGATGGACGAGTTCGCCCCGACTGCGGTCGCCGTCGAGCGGGTCCTGTTCCAGGTGAACGTCCGCACGGCGATGGGCGTCGGCCAGGCCTCGGGCGTGCTGATGGCCGAGGCCGCCTCCCGGGGGATGGACGTCGCCGAGTACTCCCCGAACCAGGTGAAGGACGCCGTCGCCGGCCACGGCGACGCCGACAAGGAGCAGGTGCAGCGGATGGTGCAGATCCTCCTCGACCTCCCGGCCCCGCCGAGGCCGCCCGACGCGGCCGACGCGGCCGCCGTCGCGCTGACCCACGTGGCGATGTGCGGGGTGCCGCGGTGA
- the ruvA gene encoding Holliday junction branch migration protein RuvA: protein MIGSLRGTLLDRHVTELLVEVGGLGYRVQVTPATAAGAGDVGDETFLHVHQQVREDAQTLYGFTTIEDRRVFEVLIGTHGVGPALALAILSVHSPAELRRILATDDVAALCLVPGVGRKTAARLLVELKSRLDAGQVDPVAAAAAISGRSAGDSRTDVRDALAELGYGADEIGRVLVELPDDGDTSDLLREALQRLAAA, encoded by the coding sequence GTGATCGGGTCGCTGCGGGGCACCCTGCTCGACCGCCACGTCACCGAGCTGCTCGTCGAGGTCGGCGGGCTCGGCTACCGCGTCCAGGTCACCCCGGCCACCGCCGCCGGGGCCGGCGACGTGGGCGACGAGACCTTCCTCCACGTGCACCAGCAGGTCCGCGAGGACGCCCAGACCCTCTACGGGTTCACGACGATCGAGGACCGGCGGGTCTTCGAGGTGCTGATCGGCACCCACGGCGTCGGGCCGGCGCTGGCGCTGGCCATCCTGTCGGTCCACTCGCCCGCCGAGCTCCGCCGGATCCTCGCCACCGACGACGTCGCCGCCCTGTGCCTGGTCCCGGGCGTCGGCCGCAAGACGGCGGCCCGCCTGCTCGTCGAGCTCAAGTCCCGCCTCGACGCCGGCCAGGTCGACCCTGTCGCCGCAGCGGCCGCGATCAGCGGGCGCAGCGCCGGCGACAGCCGCACCGACGTGCGCGACGCGCTCGCCGAGCTCGGCTACGGCGCCGACGAGATCGGCCGCGTCCTCGTCGAGCTGCCCGACGACGGCGACACCTCCGACCTGCTGCGCGAGGCGCTGCAGCGCCTGGCGGCGGCGTGA
- the ruvB gene encoding Holliday junction branch migration DNA helicase RuvB: protein MAREELLDPSPHEGDDDLDADERARSLEAAADGGSDVDPSADPVVATLRPRTLDEFVGQTELKRRLSVILEAARRRGQAADHFLFAGPPGLGKTSLAGIVAAEMGVTMHVTSGPALERPGDLAAILTKLGDGDVLFIDEIHRLSRSIEEVLYPAMEDFQLDIVLGKGPAARSIRLDLPRFCLVGATTRTGLITGPLRDRFGLVARLDYYEPEDLRAIVVRAAAILGADIDGGGAEEIAGRSRGTPRIANRLLRRVRDVAEVEGDGRIDAATAREGLEMFGIDTLGLDKVDRSILTALCARFGGGPVGLSTLAIAVAEPPETVEDVYEPYLIQQGLLIRTPRGRVATAAAWHHLGMVPPPSALPGATDPSLFD from the coding sequence ATGGCGCGCGAGGAGCTGCTCGACCCGTCGCCCCACGAGGGCGACGACGACCTCGACGCCGACGAGCGGGCCCGCTCGCTCGAGGCCGCCGCCGACGGCGGGTCCGACGTCGATCCCTCGGCCGATCCCGTCGTGGCCACGCTGCGACCGCGGACGCTCGACGAGTTCGTCGGCCAGACCGAGCTGAAGCGCCGGCTGTCGGTCATCCTCGAGGCGGCGCGCCGGCGGGGCCAGGCCGCCGACCACTTCCTCTTCGCCGGCCCGCCCGGCCTCGGCAAGACCTCGCTGGCCGGCATCGTCGCCGCCGAGATGGGCGTGACCATGCACGTCACGTCGGGCCCGGCGCTCGAGCGGCCCGGCGATCTCGCCGCCATCCTCACCAAGCTCGGCGACGGCGACGTGCTGTTCATCGACGAGATCCACCGGCTCTCTCGCTCGATCGAAGAGGTCCTGTACCCGGCCATGGAGGACTTCCAGCTCGACATCGTGCTCGGGAAGGGCCCGGCCGCCCGCTCGATCCGGCTCGACCTCCCCCGGTTCTGCCTCGTCGGGGCCACGACCCGGACCGGCCTCATCACCGGCCCGCTGCGGGACCGCTTCGGCCTCGTGGCCCGGCTCGACTACTACGAGCCCGAGGACCTGCGGGCGATCGTCGTGCGGGCTGCGGCCATCCTGGGGGCCGACATCGACGGCGGCGGGGCCGAGGAGATCGCCGGCCGGTCGCGGGGCACCCCCCGCATCGCCAACCGGCTGCTGCGCCGGGTCCGCGACGTCGCCGAGGTCGAGGGCGACGGCCGCATCGACGCCGCGACCGCACGCGAGGGCCTCGAGATGTTCGGCATCGACACGCTCGGCCTCGACAAGGTCGATCGGTCGATCCTCACCGCGCTGTGCGCACGCTTCGGCGGCGGCCCGGTCGGCCTGTCGACGCTGGCGATCGCCGTCGCCGAGCCGCCCGAGACCGTCGAGGACGTCTACGAGCCGTACCTCATCCAGCAGGGCCTGCTCATCCGGACGCCGCGGGGCCGCGTCGCCACCGCCGCGGCGTGGCACCACCTCGGCATGGTCCCTCCGCCCTCCGCCCTCCCCGGGGCGACGGACCCCAGCCTGTTCGACTGA
- a CDS encoding helix-turn-helix transcriptional regulator, whose protein sequence is MSRPDVGDLLRGWRVRRRRSQLDLSHEVGVSTRHLSFVETGRSRPSPELVLAIADRLDVPLRDRNRLLLAAGYAPRYSERSLDDPAMLPVLRSVQRMLDAHDPFPGVVVDRSWDVVLTNAAASALTAGVPDHVLTPTVNVFRLCLHPDGLAGRTLNLDDWAAYLLRQLHRAVELTGEPALVELESEVRSYPAAAGAPAAGEPTDDDEPPLLVPLRLEVAGRELSLFTTLTTFGTPRDVTLDELAVELFFPADDATEAVLRGGVAATAG, encoded by the coding sequence ATGAGCCGCCCGGACGTGGGCGACCTGCTCCGGGGCTGGCGCGTCCGGCGCCGGCGGAGCCAGCTGGACCTCTCGCACGAGGTGGGGGTGTCGACCCGGCACCTCAGCTTCGTCGAGACCGGCCGGTCCCGCCCGAGCCCCGAGCTCGTCCTGGCGATCGCCGACCGGCTCGACGTCCCGCTGCGCGACCGCAACCGTCTGCTCCTCGCGGCCGGCTACGCCCCTCGCTACAGCGAGCGCTCGCTCGACGACCCGGCGATGCTGCCGGTGCTGCGATCGGTCCAGCGCATGCTCGACGCCCACGACCCGTTCCCCGGGGTGGTCGTCGACCGGAGCTGGGACGTCGTGCTGACCAACGCCGCCGCCTCCGCCCTGACTGCGGGCGTCCCGGACCACGTCCTCACGCCCACCGTGAACGTGTTCCGGCTCTGCCTGCACCCCGACGGGCTCGCAGGGCGGACGCTGAACCTCGACGACTGGGCGGCCTACCTCCTGCGGCAGCTGCACCGGGCGGTGGAGCTCACCGGCGAGCCCGCGCTCGTCGAGCTCGAGTCCGAGGTGCGGTCCTACCCCGCGGCGGCCGGCGCACCGGCGGCGGGCGAGCCGACCGACGACGACGAGCCGCCCCTGCTCGTGCCGCTGCGGCTCGAGGTGGCGGGGCGCGAGCTGTCGCTGTTCACCACGTTGACCACCTTCGGCACCCCGCGCGACGTCACGCTCGACGAGCTGGCGGTGGAGCTCTTCTTCCCGGCCGACGACGCGACCGAGGCGGTGCTGCGCGGCGGCGTCGCCGCGACGGCCGGCTGA
- a CDS encoding acyl-CoA dehydrogenase family protein, giving the protein MERSNFTDEHDMFRDAFRTFLEREMVPNREKWTEAEIVDRSVFAKAGESGFLAMPVPEQYGGAGVKDFRYSQVIVEELCRADLYPHGLGMTLHNDVCLPYFLDYCNDEQKERWLPGIASGELITAVAMTEPGIGSDLASMTTSAIRDGDTYVLNGSKTFITNGINADLVIVACKTDPSQKHKGMSIVIVERGMEGFERGRNLDKVGMHAQDTAELFFTDVRVPVANRLGEEGQGFTLLVKNLPQERLSIAVAAVAHARAMLTWTIDYARERTAFGQPIGTFQNSRFKLAEMETEVQIAETFVDRCVDLLNEGKLTAEEAAMAKWWTTELQKRVADTGMQLHGGYGYMNEYPIARAWTDARITSIYGGTTEIMKEIIGRSMGF; this is encoded by the coding sequence GTGGAACGCAGCAACTTCACCGACGAGCACGACATGTTCCGGGACGCCTTCCGGACGTTCCTCGAGCGCGAGATGGTCCCGAACCGAGAGAAGTGGACCGAGGCCGAGATCGTCGACCGCTCGGTGTTCGCGAAGGCCGGCGAGTCGGGCTTCCTCGCCATGCCCGTGCCCGAGCAGTACGGCGGCGCCGGCGTCAAGGACTTCCGCTACAGCCAGGTGATCGTCGAGGAGCTCTGCCGGGCCGACCTCTACCCGCACGGCCTGGGCATGACGCTGCACAACGACGTCTGCCTGCCGTACTTCCTCGACTACTGCAACGACGAGCAGAAGGAGCGGTGGCTGCCGGGCATCGCGTCGGGCGAGCTCATCACCGCGGTCGCCATGACCGAGCCCGGCATCGGCTCGGACCTCGCGTCGATGACGACCTCCGCCATCCGCGACGGCGACACCTACGTCCTCAACGGCTCGAAGACCTTCATCACGAACGGCATCAACGCCGACCTCGTCATCGTCGCCTGCAAGACCGACCCCTCCCAGAAGCACAAGGGCATGTCGATCGTCATCGTCGAGCGGGGCATGGAGGGCTTCGAGCGGGGCCGCAACCTCGACAAGGTCGGCATGCACGCCCAGGACACCGCCGAGCTGTTCTTCACCGACGTGCGCGTCCCGGTGGCCAACCGGCTCGGCGAGGAGGGCCAGGGCTTCACGCTGCTGGTCAAGAACCTGCCCCAGGAGCGCCTGTCGATCGCGGTGGCCGCGGTCGCCCACGCCCGGGCGATGCTGACGTGGACGATCGACTACGCCCGCGAGCGCACCGCGTTCGGCCAGCCGATCGGCACCTTCCAGAACAGCCGCTTCAAGCTGGCCGAGATGGAGACCGAGGTGCAGATCGCCGAGACGTTCGTCGACCGCTGCGTCGACCTCCTCAACGAGGGCAAGCTCACCGCCGAGGAGGCCGCGATGGCCAAGTGGTGGACGACCGAGCTGCAGAAGCGCGTCGCCGACACCGGCATGCAGCTCCACGGCGGCTACGGCTACATGAACGAGTACCCGATCGCCCGGGCCTGGACCGACGCCCGGATCACGTCGATCTACGGCGGCACGACCGAGATCATGAAGGAGATCATCGGTCGCTCCATGGGGTTCTGA
- the queA gene encoding tRNA preQ1(34) S-adenosylmethionine ribosyltransferase-isomerase QueA, which translates to MRTDELDYDLPASAIAQVPVEPRDAARLLVDGGAGVAPAHRHVRDLPDLLREGDLLVVNDTRVLPARVPVVRPTGGGGEVLLLEERDDGWWEVLCRPARKLRAGDVVEAEAGGLSFLVGEDVGDGRKLVRPRCDGPLLAALEVAGEMPLPPYITEVLDDAERYQTVFSERPASAAAPTAGLHLTPEVLERLERRGVRAAHVELVVGLDTFRPLSTDVVEDHVIHTERYSVPGATWEAVEATRAAGGRVVAVGTTSVRALESRAARGEPEGRTDLFITPGFEFAAVDLLLTNFHMPRTSLLALVQAFVGPRWRDLYATALDEGYRFLSFGDAMLLARSAPDDQGAAPAATDDPGEHP; encoded by the coding sequence ATGCGCACCGACGAGCTCGACTACGACCTCCCGGCCTCGGCGATCGCCCAGGTGCCGGTGGAGCCGCGCGACGCGGCCCGCCTGCTGGTCGACGGCGGCGCCGGGGTCGCGCCGGCCCACCGCCACGTCCGGGACCTCCCCGACCTCCTGCGCGAGGGCGACCTGCTCGTCGTCAACGACACCCGGGTCCTGCCGGCGAGGGTGCCGGTGGTGCGCCCGACCGGGGGCGGCGGCGAGGTGCTCCTGCTCGAGGAGCGCGACGACGGCTGGTGGGAGGTGCTGTGCCGCCCGGCGCGCAAGCTCCGCGCCGGCGACGTCGTCGAGGCCGAGGCGGGCGGGCTCAGCTTCCTGGTCGGCGAGGACGTCGGTGACGGGCGCAAGCTCGTGCGACCCCGGTGCGACGGCCCGTTGCTGGCCGCGCTCGAGGTGGCGGGGGAGATGCCGCTGCCGCCCTACATCACCGAGGTGCTGGACGACGCCGAGCGCTACCAGACGGTGTTCTCGGAGCGCCCGGCCTCCGCGGCGGCGCCGACCGCCGGCCTCCACCTGACGCCGGAGGTGCTCGAACGCCTCGAGCGACGGGGCGTGCGCGCCGCCCACGTCGAGCTGGTGGTCGGTCTCGACACCTTCCGACCGCTGTCGACCGACGTCGTCGAGGACCACGTGATCCACACCGAGCGCTACAGCGTCCCGGGCGCGACCTGGGAGGCCGTCGAGGCGACGAGGGCCGCGGGCGGGCGGGTCGTCGCCGTCGGCACCACCTCGGTCCGGGCGCTCGAGTCCCGGGCGGCGAGGGGCGAGCCCGAGGGCCGCACCGACCTGTTCATCACCCCGGGGTTCGAGTTCGCGGCGGTCGACCTCCTGCTCACCAACTTCCACATGCCGCGCACGTCCCTCCTGGCGCTGGTGCAGGCCTTCGTGGGCCCGCGGTGGCGCGACCTCTACGCCACCGCGCTCGACGAGGGCTACCGCTTCCTGTCGTTCGGGGATGCGATGCTGCTGGCCCGCTCGGCGCCCGACGACCAGGGCGCCGCACCCGCTGCGACCGATGACCCGGGGGAGCACCCGTGA